The Centroberyx gerrardi isolate f3 chromosome 8, fCenGer3.hap1.cur.20231027, whole genome shotgun sequence genomic sequence AAGATGACcacaaaaggaagaggagaaactAACAAAGGAGAAGAAAGTGCATATGGTTTAACCAGGCAGAATATACTAGAGTTCTGTTGAACCAACAGACTGAAATCTCTGATGAATACAATACTGTGTTTTCACTTCCTCACAATGGTATGAGAACATTATGGACTCATGTTGTTACAAAATACTAGGGCATCCATCTCAAAGCACCAATCCCCAAAATAAGCGATGTATTGTCTGGAAATGTGATGAGGTGCTAGCCTAGGTCTATTCTGTGATAAACATTGAATAAATCAAagttttttgtttccttttcttccaTTTGAAGATATGGTTCCACTCTGACAATGTTTGAGCACTGGGTAAGAGTATCTGGGAGAGATTCAGAGGGTGTAACGTACCTGCAGCTGGCTGACTGCTACTCAAATATAAAGCACCCTGAAGCAGTCTTTTCCATATTACTCTTACAGATCCTGTATGCCATGTCCTGGGTCAACTTCCTGAAACTCAGACAAGCTTCTACTTCTACAGCAAGTTATGCATCTGAGCGTTCTAGGACCTGGAAGCCATTAAAAAGCCTGGAGCACATCCAATGTGTTAGCCTGCAGCTTGTTACTGTGACAATATTCATGTCTTTACCTTGCATCTATACTAGATGTTGTACATACGTCCTTCAGTGGGACAGGAGCTTGCTGCAAACCCTTGACCTAGCTGTactccaaaatgtaaaataattgATGGCATGACACCCAAACAGGGGATCAGCGGACAGAACAGTGATTGAAGCAGCATGAACTTTGGCTACATACTAAAACCTATTTCCATAGCTTATAGTTCCAAGAAAGCATCTGCATTTCTGCatggaaataaaaacacaggcaGTGGGAGAAGATCAACTTAAGAAACAGGATGATGAATGACGATTTTAAATTTCAGTGTTGTCTACTTTGTGTGAACCATGGATGTGCTGAACAGaagtttctgttttttctttttcttctttcctcctttctcatcTGAAAGAGAAGACACCAAATATGAGTGCAGTCCAAGAACAAACAATTTCACATCAAAAAGCCCTGAAACCATATTAAATCTGCTAGATATAGTCAATCCATAAAATCCTGACCTGGGACGACCACGGGCTGTGGGGAGGCAGTGGGAGCGTGGTCCAGCTGCAGAAGCGCCTGCTCGACGGCCTGGCTGAAGGAGTTCTGGAAGCTGGGCACCGGGACGCGGTCCGACCCGTCGCTCTCTCCATCGCTGTCTGCGGCCGGGGGAGCCAGCAGCTTGTCTGCAGGGGACAAGACACAGCAGACTTTAGTATCCCTCCAGGAAATGACCCTGGTCGATAGCAGTTACACGTTAACAGGCTATAAAGataatagaatacaatagataAGGCAGTAACGTGCAGTAATTTCACCCACACACTCATTGATGCATGCCCTTTGCACTcactgacgcacacacatacaacgcCCACGCTCATACGCACCGGtccacaaaaaaaataaaataaaattcaaattacTGTGTAAAATAGCCGTCTAAGGAACCGTGAAACAAAACTCACAAAGTTGAGCATGGTTTCAATTAGTGTTGTCAAATACCACAACTTAGATACCAATACTGCGTTTGATATCTAAAAATTTGATACTACAGTTGGTCATTGTCGCTCTGTATGTGAAATAGGCCCATTTTGGCTCCTGGTACTAGTTGTGCCAACCAGTTTAGGTGAACTGGGATTCAGTTCAGAACATGGTGGACAGTTTGACCCTgttgccatgttttcagctgttcaaCTTCACTGAATTTTGGGTTGACTGCTGCAGTCCCCTATCAAGAGCCGACTGAAATAGACTGTCTATTTCAATCCTTCTTTTAACTATTACAATCTGCACGTATACACCCTTTGGAGGTGAGAACAGATTTGGTGGAAGTAataaaattcaatattgaattcaatCTTTTGCAACAAATCAACTACGCAACATAGAATTGTGTGGCATTGTCAGTATTTTACAAGCCACTACAACATTCACACACTTGCACTACCTTTCTTTGGAGTGATCCTGGGCCCAAGGTCAGCTCTGGCTTTCCCATCTCTCAGCATCTAAACAGGACACGATCAGAGGGAGTCAAGCCATGTCAAGTATATGTAACACATACTGTAACACTGTTGATATATTAAGGAGTGTGTGAGTTTGCCATACACACCTGTGCGAAGGACATGCAGTGAGAGTCGTCCTCCACACTACCCACAATGGGTGAAGAGCTTTGCCCATTCAGACTCGGGAACATCATCCCATCTGCAACAGCAGAAGGAATGCTCAATTTACAATGTGTAGACAGTTGATCCCAAGTCATTAACAGTCACTAGATCAAAGTGGAATTGTGGCACTGAACAGTAAGCTGCTGTTAGAAGAGCGGCTCTCACCAGAGGCAGGACTGCTGCTGAGGGGTGAAGGAGGGGCGAACGTAAAGTCAGGCTGGACCAGGGGACCGCTGCTGTGAGGAGGAGACCCGAACGCTGGGAACTGCTGAAGGTTCTCCAGTCCAATATGCACCTCAGGGTCTGAGGGGGAGACATGAGTGTTACATCATCACGGAGTGGCGTAACTCGATCTGAAGTCACTCGGGTTTGTCTACATTTTTCTGGAGGTATCATCGTCAGAAACCGTTGTGAAATCCCTGGTCGTACTTACATTTACCCTGCTTCTTGTTCTCCTCGATTTCAATACGCCTCTCCCTGCGCTTCTCATCCCTCGCTTTCTTCTGCCTGAGGCGCTTTCTTTTCTCCAAGTCGTCTAATAGTTGGGAGGGAAATTTACAGAATCAAGAAAAAGGAATGAGTTACACCtctcaaataaatgttttcaaacACTACATTCATTTCTACAGTTCATGTAAAGCGTGCTGACCTGCAAAAGTGTCCAGAGTTTCTTTGGACAGGATGGGGGGCTGCAGGGCCAACTCACAGATGCTGAACTCGCATGTGAGCGGCAGATGAGCCAGATAGCGATGACGACGACGGATCTCCTGCAACGGCAAACATGGGAATCagtcaaaacaataacaagttaaatttaagacttttccaGGCCATTTTAATTCCACTTATAGTGAAATATAAGACCAATTTCACAACTTaaatttatgtgaaaattaataaaaaaccccaaaaaggTAGACCTATCAGAATAAAGATTTATATGCTATACTTAACAGTAATCGAGATTCAAGACCTTTTAACACCTTGAGTTTAGATAATATAATATAagcattttaagactttgtcAGGAGCTGCAGACATCCTAAATAAACATATAGCTACTCCATTTCACCACAGAACAAAAATGCAACCTTAAATGTATTCAATAAtgaaacaataaagaaataattgtACACTTTTCCTGAAATGGTCAAGTGCTGTACAATAAAAAGgcacaaataaataattttaacaAATCATCTGCTATACCAAAATTAGCTGAACATTATGTGAACACTGTCCTCTTATGTCTTACCTCAGTGACTGTGTGTCCCTCTATCTCCACCACTGTGCCAGTGATGGAGTGCGGACTGGCCTCCAAGCTGCCGTATTCACGCAGCAGACAACGTACATTCACAGGGTGCAGGAACATCTGCTGGCAGTCCTCAGCTGGAAGGAGAGAGGCGGGAGACGGAGGAAGAGGTAGACAAGACGCATGAGTGGAGAAGAATAGAGCAGCTAATACAGCAAAGACTTACTAGCAGGCTTCCTATACTTTTTTGATGCTCAGATTCCAAGACATGTAGCACTGTCTCCGCGACCAATAATTACCGGCTTCTAAagcaacattcacactacagctGTAAGTGGCACACAGGATTTTCGTGTGATCGCGGGGGGATTTCCTACCTtggtagaaatagtagtagggTCCATGCTCCGCGCTGGCCGCGGGACGGCCTGGTTCTGCCTGGCAGGGAGGGATCTCCTCAGCAGGCTGGGGCTCTGGGGCCGCGTCCCCCGTGGCCTCGGGAGGCTCCTCCAGCACACTCTCCAGGACGCCTTCAGGGAACCCTGGCTGCTCTCCAGAGGCACCCTCCGGGAACTCCGCCACCTCGTCATCAAATGCAGAGGAGTACTGCAGCACAGGCTGGCGAGGAAAGAAAATAAGAGTGCCTCTCAGTAATCATGCGTATGACGGGATACACCACAATGCCAGAAAGCAGGAATGCTGAAATGTTGGGGAAGAAAacgtaaaaaataaataagtcacATCCCTGACAAATATAATATTGTGCGTGAGAGACGGTTCCTTGGACTCACCTTGGTGCTGCTGAAGTTGGTCACCACTTCCTCCACAGGGGAGGCAGGTTCATCCAGAGTCAGAGAGGACAGGTCAAGGCTGTCTCCAGCACTTGCCTTCTGTTGCTTCAACAGTGCTTCCTCTTGCTCCTAAACCACaaagacagagcgagggagTTGGATGATCAGTCTACAGTTAGGTAGGTATCATATTCTGTGTGATAAGAGTGGGCCTCAATAATTGGTACTTCTGTATgcgtaaaatatgtaaaaatgcTGTGGCAACCCTTATTAACCTACCCTGTATAATAGGACTGTCAAATTGTTTTAAACAGTATTCAGTTCAGTACAATTTCATTTATCCTACATGGGGCaattaaaaaaatctttattgaCTCTACATGCCATGGCATAGGAAAAACCCATTTATTAGCTGCTTTCTATCACCATCTCTCAGTATTTCTCCTCACCCATGTCTGATCTGCAgcagaaatgttttcatttcattcactgAAAATGTCTTGTCTAGTGCTTCATAAATGACCACTGACAAAACAAAGTGAGGTATGTTAATGTGTGATCTTAGTTGCAAACTGCAATTTTCAGGCAAGTAGCTTGAGTTACCTGCAAGTGACACAAGGCGCTCTGGATGAAGCAGCCTTGGGCATCCTCCTCCTGGCTGAGCTGAGTCTGCAGGACGGCCTTCTCCTCTGCCACCAGGCTCAGAACCTGCGCTGGGGAGGCCAGCAGCAGCTTGGAGTACTGGCTAAGACACATGTCTAGAAAACACAGGAGAACACCGGTTGAAAGGACATGCAAGTGAATGTCACTGGTTCCATTTGTAGTGGCAAATATTTACTAATCTCTTATAGCTGGAAATGAGACAAAAGAGTTTAGCCTGCCAGGAAAACGTGGCATGTCAACAAGGGGGCAGTCAAGGGATCCTGTGGCTGGCCAAGAGGTGTGGCTAAATCGTCTGAAAGTTCAGCTCCATGTCATGAACGCACGAAAATGTGAGCGTGTGCATGCGACGCCATCTTTGACACAGTGCGCAAGCATTGGGTAGGCTACATTAACTAGAAGTTACTATTCTGTGCCTACCTTTGCCTAGGCCTACATATGCAATAGCGAATCTAAAGTTGCAGCACAAGTAGGATCGGTAGCAAGTTCATTGTAAACCCCTATGGCACTTTCTGtgccattttgaaaaacatttgGAAAGTCAACTGGGGAGTGGGCGGGACCAAACAATTCCTTCCATAAATATCACATGAATGAAGAGCTTCTCTGGATATGAACAGGAAAATATGACAAAGGTGACTGATAGCACCCAGGGAGATTTTGTGAGAATATGGGTGTAGTTTCCAATTCACCTGTCTCCCATTTATGTGTAATGGAGCAGATCAATACTGCACATTTTGATAGCATCACTGATCAGAGTTTGGGTTTTGTGGTTTGGGTTTTGAGAAAGAGTTGTTTATGTTCATAAATACTATCTGGACTGTCCTCAAATTAGCATGTTTGTTTTCTTAAACTGAGTGTATTGCCCTAATAAAGGAATGTCATTCACTTAGCCTAGGGCAGCTAAATCAGTATTTGTTACGATGGACAGATGGAAGATAAAGTATTTCATAGGGCCAGAAACCAGGCCTGAGACAGTGTGTTGTCATGTCAGTCCAGTGTGCAACTTCAATGAGTTACAGATTAATCTTGTCTGAGCTATTACACTCAAATGAGCTATAATTGCCAACAGAGAAACCAGTTCTGAACCAGACACTGTACCCTTTCATCCAGAAAACCACCCTACATACTGTCACAGTCACGTTGTTCATCTTTGCCTTTTCATTCCCTTTGGAGCTGTTCATGTGTGGAACATCAAAGACTAAAGGGTGGAAAAATGGTTCTCCTATTTGAGACAATAATGAATGTGCCCTAATATAGACCAAATTATCCTGGGGCATAGGAATACTGTATTTGACAACTGGTATTCAGTGGACATAAAATCCATATACAGATGCCACAGACGTTCCCATCTCACCTCCAAAGCGAACAGGTTCCTCCACCTTCACCCACTGAGAGCTTGGCATGGCCACTAGAGCCCCTTTCTCCCTCCGCATCAGGCGCATGGTGATGAGGTCACCAACCACATACTGCCTGGTCTCCATAGCAACCACACTGCAACAGGAGACCAACTGTTACAAGAGACTCTCTTGTCATAAAAacccaacagaaacaaaatgccTCTCTGTGAAGGCCTCagtattttctttctttaatcctgtattttttttttatttaaatctcGTAATTTTGTCTTTTACTTCAGTGTAGTTTGGAGTTATATTTGTGGAACTTGGATTTTGGAATAAGTGCAattccagcagcagctctggtTATTTGTCATTTACCTCTTCAGGTCGGCGGTGTTCACGGCCTCATAGCAGATGGGGCACTTGGACCAGCTCTTGTCACTGAGAGACAGGTAGTGCAGCATGCATGGCCAGCAGAAGATGTGTCCACATCGAGTGATGTGGGCTGCCACCGGAGGGTAGAGGCAGATGGGGCAAGACGGCACCTCATGGCTGTAGATGCGCTAAAGACGTATACAGATGGATTGTCATTAGTGTGCCAGTATCTAAATGAGTGTCCCAGAGTGAAGCAAAAGTGCCAGAGAGTGAATCAAATCTTAGTAGTGAAGGTAACGATAATGTACGTCAAAAGATGACAGGCACTCACCACTTGCTGCACACAGTCCCAGTTAACCAGTGTGTCTGGGTCAGTGAAGTGAGCCTTGTAGTCCTGGTCATCAGTCACCACAAACTGGCAACTGAAACACAAAAAGTCAGTTAATTCTCAAACGTTCTGGAGAATTATTTCCTATTATACTACAAGGGTTTTCCCATTGCACCAGTACCATTCTCTACTTGTACTGGCTCTACTATGGGGATTTTCCAGTATCAGCAGCCTTTGTTTTCCACTGGAACAATGAGCAGGTATGAACCTGTTTGTGTTAGAGAGCAGCGTGCAGAAACCAGTATGTGACCCTGCTAACGCAGCTTTGAAAATGGGCTAAAAATATGTTGTGATGCTTTATAAGCATGCTTCCatcatgctcatattgaaaTGAGAACATGAGGAAAAATGTACCCAGTGTAAAACAACTACTGGTTCGTAAATACTGTACTGAGGGAGTGCTCACTTGGCCTGCAGGAAAAGCTCCTTGTTGAAGGGCTTGTGCTTGTGGCCCCACTTGTTGCGGCGGCCCCAGCAGGAGTGGCCTTCTCCGATGCCACCATTGCCCCCACGGGGTTCAAAGGTGAAGTTCAGCAGGTGGTTCAGGCTTATCTTTTTCGGTCCAGCAAATTGAGCCGGGCTAAACTCGGCCCGGCGCGTCTCTGCTacctggagaggaagaggaggatgaggatctGCAAACTCTATTGTCACTCGTCCATAACTCTACTGTCACTACTTTAATGTCTTTACAatggagaaaatgttttaaCCAGAGGGAATACAAAGGTCTTCCCTTACGACTACTGACCTCCTCACGTCGTCCTCCACCTGCAACTCCATACTGTCGTCCTCCACCTCTCTGAGGGGGTCTCTTGTCAAAATTCTTGCTTTTCTGTGAATTGGTGCGACGAGGGCCTGGGAAGCTGTCACTTTTAGGAAAGGAGGGCTCGCGCTTGCGACTGTAGCGCTTAGAACCTCCATTGTTTTTACCGTCTgaaaagacaagaaaatgtTATGAGCTACattattacataaacattatcATTCAACCAAGGGTACGGTATATTCAATTGGTAGTGCAGAATTGTAAAAACTTCATTTTGCTGGAACTGTTGTGGAGGCTTGTGTCTTGCTAAAGTTGATATAAGTGTGGGATGTTAGTGTTTCACCTAAAAGATACATAAGTTGTGGAGGTTTGCATACATTTTGGTTATGGTTCTAGTTTCATGGTAGTGCAGGTTGTTAACCAGATGATAATGGTGAAAAAAACCAATTTTAACCATTGAATGTATTACTATTTGTGCTCTGGGTGGgcatattgttgttgttgtgatccACCACTGTTGAATTAAGATGGACGCAGGTCCACATTTGTAGATTATATGCTACATATCTTATTCAAATGGTGGGGCTATTCTCCATTTGACAGCAATATTGGTTTGATCAAGCTAGGTACCATTTAAACACATCTGTGGAAAACTGCTAGACTCATATTTAGAACCCACAAGATTAATGGAGGTGCGCTTTACTCACTTAACATAAGAGAAGTCAACCTATGGGAGATTTATAATTGTGCACAAATGTGTAATGGCTACTTGTACagaaaactttttaaaaacaaacatccaaaAAGTTGCCTTCTCACACAAACAGATGGGCATGTATACAACTGGTGGGAAgctgaaatatgaaaatataaataaaaagagcatgtgtgtaGACATTCAGCGTTGGGATTAAAGTTCGTGCTGTTTGTATAAGGACCCAAGTGCTTTGACAGCGACGTCATCCGGCCATATCAGATAAACAAACCATGCGCTACTGCTAGGCCGCAGTGAGGCACACAGGGCAGACAAATGTGTTCATTTCAGTGCAGACATCGTGTTTAACAGCGTTGTGTTATGTTACTGTTGTACACTGGGGGGTTTTCACCTGTTTTGGGTTTAGATTCGCC encodes the following:
- the rnf10 gene encoding E3 ubiquitin-protein ligase RNF10, producing MLESSEALPPQLGLNTSHCKETNMEKNPNSNTSSKVPPRSSSTGPAPGESKPKTDGKNNGGSKRYSRKREPSFPKSDSFPGPRRTNSQKSKNFDKRPPQRGGGRQYGVAGGGRREEVAETRRAEFSPAQFAGPKKISLNHLLNFTFEPRGGNGGIGEGHSCWGRRNKWGHKHKPFNKELFLQANCQFVVTDDQDYKAHFTDPDTLVNWDCVQQVRIYSHEVPSCPICLYPPVAAHITRCGHIFCWPCMLHYLSLSDKSWSKCPICYEAVNTADLKSVVAMETRQYVVGDLITMRLMRREKGALVAMPSSQWVKVEEPVRFGDMCLSQYSKLLLASPAQVLSLVAEEKAVLQTQLSQEEDAQGCFIQSALCHLQEQEEALLKQQKASAGDSLDLSSLTLDEPASPVEEVVTNFSSTKPVLQYSSAFDDEVAEFPEGASGEQPGFPEGVLESVLEEPPEATGDAAPEPQPAEEIPPCQAEPGRPAASAEHGPYYYFYQAEDCQQMFLHPVNVRCLLREYGSLEASPHSITGTVVEIEGHTVTEEIRRRHRYLAHLPLTCEFSICELALQPPILSKETLDTFADDLEKRKRLRQKKARDEKRRERRIEIEENKKQGKYPEVHIGLENLQQFPAFGSPPHSSGPLVQPDFTFAPPSPLSSSPASDGMMFPSLNGQSSSPIVGSVEDDSHCMSFAQMLRDGKARADLGPRITPKKDKLLAPPAADSDGESDGSDRVPVPSFQNSFSQAVEQALLQLDHAPTASPQPVVVPDEKGGKKKKKKQKLLFSTSMVHTK